One Bdellovibrionota bacterium DNA segment encodes these proteins:
- the metH gene encoding methionine synthase, with the protein MAKATDMTRRERENALFQALEERILLLDGAMGTSIQGRHLTAEDFGGASLEGCNENLNLTRPDVIEEIHRQFLEAGTDILETNTFGGTPLVLREYALEKKTIEINRAAARIARQAADRFWTPEKPRFVAGSMGPTTKSITVTGGATFEEMADHYYQQAKGLHQGGVDYFLLETCQDTRNAKAGIMGIQKLFDEGADPIPFAVSGTIEASGTMLAGQTIDAFWASLAHLNLLYMGLNCATGPEFMTDHLRTLSTLCRTHVACVPNAGLPDEDGRYLETPEMIARVLDRFASAGWVNLIGGCCGTTPAHIERLVDVARKHKHRAPSHRKFSFVSGIDFVEIEDGRRPLLVGERTNVIGSRRFKDLIVKDQFEAGAEIARRQIRGGAQVIDVCLANPDRNEWEDMRRFLEKATKMVRAPIMIDSTDARVIAMALTYCQGKAIINSINLEDGEERFEKIVPLARQFGAALVVGCIDDDPKQGMAITRRRKLEVALRSHNLLTEKYGIEPEDIFFDALVFPCGTGDSQYVGSAVETIEGVRRIKKEFPDCKTLLGISNVSFGLPTSGREVLNSVFLYHCVQAGLDLAIVNTELLQRYPSISPEEKTLAENLLWNRGTDPIAPFAEHFRGKKVIVKKDRTKLSLDERLAHYIIEGSKDGLIEDLEKARKTRTPLDIINGPLMKGMDEVGRLFNKNELIVAEVLQSAEAMKAAVAHLETFMEKNETAVRGKVLLATVKGDVHDIGKNLVEIILSNNGFEVVNLGIKVPPEQLIAAVKEHHPHIIGLSGLLVKSAQQMEVTAEDLSRAGVQVPMLVGGAALTRSFTDRRIAKAYTGTVAYASDAMNGLELAKIIVDPKNFESFKSKLEKEQEAVEERARSVKPIPEAGVRSNIQPVSSPPSPPDFDRHVLSNTPLEHIWSYINPRMLFGRHLGLQNSVIRPIEQNQLQELRRSEQGIKALEILEVVDEIKQECKRLDLLKPKAVYRFFRAAGRGNELQLYDPDGRKQLASLEFPRQGATPYLSLPDYVHSDLSSKDNVSFFVVTSGHGVRDYAERLKKEGHYLKSHALSALALESAEGYAEWLHAKIRSMWGLSDPTALTKLEIFQAHYPGRRYSFGYPACPDLAGQKVLFDLLQAEEIGVELTEGFMMDPEASVSALVFHHPEATYFSV; encoded by the coding sequence ATGGCCAAAGCCACCGACATGACCCGGCGGGAGCGCGAGAACGCCCTCTTCCAAGCTCTCGAGGAGCGCATTTTGCTCCTCGACGGGGCGATGGGGACATCCATTCAAGGGCGTCACCTGACTGCGGAGGATTTCGGCGGAGCTTCGCTGGAAGGGTGCAACGAGAACCTAAATCTCACCCGTCCGGACGTGATCGAAGAGATCCACCGCCAATTTTTGGAAGCCGGCACCGACATCTTGGAAACGAACACGTTCGGCGGGACTCCACTGGTGTTACGGGAATACGCCCTCGAGAAAAAAACCATTGAGATTAACCGTGCGGCCGCCCGAATCGCGCGGCAAGCGGCGGACCGCTTTTGGACGCCCGAAAAGCCGAGATTCGTCGCGGGATCGATGGGACCTACGACCAAATCGATCACCGTGACCGGCGGAGCCACGTTTGAGGAGATGGCGGACCACTACTACCAGCAGGCCAAAGGACTCCATCAAGGAGGCGTGGATTATTTTCTTCTCGAGACGTGCCAGGACACACGTAATGCCAAAGCCGGAATCATGGGGATCCAGAAACTGTTCGACGAAGGGGCCGATCCGATTCCATTCGCAGTTTCGGGAACGATCGAAGCGAGCGGGACGATGTTGGCCGGGCAGACGATCGATGCCTTCTGGGCGTCACTCGCCCACCTGAATCTTTTGTATATGGGCCTCAATTGCGCCACCGGCCCGGAGTTCATGACGGACCATCTTCGAACTCTCTCGACACTCTGCCGAACCCATGTTGCATGCGTCCCAAACGCCGGACTCCCGGACGAAGACGGTCGCTACCTCGAAACGCCGGAAATGATCGCACGCGTCTTGGACCGTTTTGCTTCAGCGGGGTGGGTGAATCTCATCGGCGGCTGTTGCGGGACAACGCCGGCGCATATCGAACGCCTGGTCGACGTCGCTCGTAAACACAAACATCGCGCTCCCTCTCACCGAAAGTTTTCGTTTGTATCCGGTATCGATTTCGTCGAGATCGAAGACGGCCGCCGGCCGCTTCTCGTGGGAGAGCGCACGAATGTGATCGGAAGCCGCCGCTTCAAAGATCTGATCGTCAAGGACCAATTCGAGGCCGGGGCGGAGATCGCTCGAAGACAGATCCGCGGAGGTGCCCAGGTGATCGACGTCTGCCTGGCAAATCCCGATCGAAACGAATGGGAAGACATGCGCCGGTTTCTGGAGAAAGCCACGAAAATGGTCCGAGCGCCGATCATGATCGACTCCACCGACGCCCGTGTCATCGCCATGGCGCTGACCTATTGCCAAGGAAAAGCGATTATCAATTCGATCAACCTGGAAGACGGCGAGGAACGTTTCGAGAAAATCGTCCCGTTGGCCCGTCAATTCGGCGCGGCGCTGGTCGTCGGATGTATCGATGACGATCCGAAACAGGGGATGGCGATTACCCGGCGGCGCAAGCTCGAAGTCGCGCTGCGGAGCCACAACCTTCTCACCGAGAAATACGGCATCGAGCCGGAGGATATCTTCTTCGACGCCCTTGTTTTCCCTTGCGGGACCGGAGATTCCCAGTACGTCGGCTCCGCCGTCGAAACCATTGAGGGAGTTCGGCGGATTAAAAAAGAATTTCCGGACTGTAAGACGCTCCTCGGAATTTCAAACGTTTCGTTCGGCCTCCCCACTTCGGGACGCGAAGTCCTCAATTCCGTTTTTCTCTATCATTGCGTCCAGGCGGGTCTCGATCTTGCGATCGTCAACACGGAACTGCTTCAACGCTACCCATCCATTTCCCCAGAAGAGAAAACCCTGGCCGAGAACCTTCTTTGGAATCGAGGCACGGATCCCATTGCTCCGTTCGCGGAACATTTTCGCGGGAAGAAAGTCATCGTCAAAAAGGACCGGACGAAGCTGTCGCTCGACGAGAGGCTGGCCCATTACATCATCGAAGGATCGAAGGACGGCCTGATCGAAGACCTGGAAAAGGCCCGTAAGACGCGGACGCCGCTCGACATCATCAACGGCCCGCTCATGAAGGGAATGGACGAGGTCGGGCGCCTTTTTAACAAGAACGAATTGATTGTGGCCGAAGTCCTCCAGAGCGCGGAAGCGATGAAGGCGGCCGTCGCGCACCTCGAAACCTTCATGGAAAAGAACGAGACCGCCGTGCGCGGCAAGGTTCTGCTCGCCACGGTGAAAGGGGATGTGCACGACATCGGAAAAAATCTCGTCGAAATCATTCTTTCGAACAACGGCTTTGAAGTGGTCAATCTCGGGATCAAGGTGCCCCCGGAACAACTGATCGCCGCCGTAAAGGAACACCACCCGCACATCATCGGGCTTTCCGGGTTGCTCGTGAAATCGGCGCAACAAATGGAAGTGACGGCGGAGGATCTCTCCCGGGCCGGAGTTCAGGTCCCGATGCTGGTCGGCGGCGCCGCGCTCACGCGTTCCTTCACCGATCGACGAATCGCAAAAGCCTATACGGGAACGGTGGCGTATGCGTCCGATGCGATGAACGGCCTCGAGCTCGCCAAAATCATCGTGGATCCGAAAAACTTTGAATCGTTCAAGTCCAAACTGGAAAAGGAACAAGAGGCAGTGGAGGAACGCGCGCGGTCCGTAAAACCGATACCGGAAGCCGGCGTCCGGTCCAACATTCAACCGGTTTCATCCCCACCCTCCCCTCCCGACTTTGACCGCCATGTCCTGTCGAATACACCTTTGGAGCATATCTGGAGCTACATCAATCCCAGGATGCTTTTCGGACGCCACTTGGGTCTTCAAAACTCCGTCATCCGGCCGATCGAGCAGAATCAGCTGCAGGAGCTGCGCCGCTCAGAGCAGGGGATCAAGGCCCTGGAAATTCTTGAGGTCGTCGACGAGATCAAACAGGAGTGCAAGAGGCTCGATCTCCTCAAACCGAAAGCGGTCTACCGGTTTTTCCGCGCCGCAGGCCGGGGAAACGAACTTCAACTTTACGATCCGGACGGCCGAAAGCAGCTCGCCTCTCTGGAGTTTCCACGCCAAGGAGCAACTCCGTACCTTTCCCTTCCGGATTACGTTCACTCCGACCTCAGCTCAAAAGATAACGTTTCCTTTTTTGTCGTGACCTCGGGGCATGGCGTGAGGGACTATGCCGAACGGTTGAAGAAGGAAGGGCATTATCTCAAATCGCATGCGCTTTCGGCGCTGGCGCTCGAATCCGCCGAAGGATACGCGGAATGGCTTCACGCGAAGATTCGGTCGATGTGGGGCCTGTCGGACCCCACAGCACTCACGAAACTCGAAATCTTTCAGGCGCATTATCCAGGCCGGAGGTATTCGTTCGGCTATCCGGCCTGTCCCGACTTGGCCGGCCAAAAGGTTCTCTTCGACCTGCTACAAGCGGAGGAAATCGGCGTGGAACTGACCGAAGGATTTATGATGGACCCCGAAGCGAGCGTCTCGGCTTTGGTTTTTCATCATCCCGAAGCGACGTATTTTTCAGTTTGA
- a CDS encoding type II CAAX endopeptidase family protein has translation MKHPYFGQLSRSTLGLLVAGAIGLALYVTFRHAAFRWASLDLKLSRSEAMDRARGLLEQRGFRLDGAKSSAAFWTYESSMIYLEKSLGTTKTNQLLEKERLPLWGWEVRFFWPNEKEEYSISLNPEGELIGFRHDFLREKTLPKLSPADALGTAETFLRRTYGAAFEDYELVERSSDQKPNRLDHFFRWKARQSPLDSRLYIRATVFGNELNYVYRELEIPESFTRNERQIESRRNLLSHVVSTIDMALSIVIALFVLWAWRRHWLRWKPAILLSSLLFLVNLLFAFNTLPLQWHGYMTTETVAAFWMSAFGYSLVGSLVTMAWLVLPFGSSDVMGRLLPDAQYSLGELTHKEFFRTSSFFSATLAGFAAAGVQLGFVVGFYLLGQRWLGFYSPIEVPYDNLLSTALPWLQPLLTGLHPALAEETVYRLFAVSLLWKLTGKKWIALLLPALLWGFLHTGYYVEPIYTRGLELTIVGVFLGFVYLRFGIWATILSHYVYNATIASSLLLGSNNRYFQISSAAVIGGVAIPFAWALLRLVSGQRLRKVAFEPLSWPQASVAAHFPANERRHAEKQPLLRLRYPLLLTAAAALGILLLPVKWNFPAMDMGPREAQEFTRLHVTKLGYDVETFLPSVELEPPDEDLVAGKYIRKHLPHGEAQAYLDRYQPALPYWSTRFVAQEEAHECTLDLGPKKEIAAFDCEQPEAAAGKSLPAEASKSIAEKHLVSMRLNPTALEYAGMTETDRPHRKDSSHRWIEPEASVAELRRYLQVGISGDRVSSFHTYLSPPESFSREERQHNFWDALRGILWSVVGVSLIALVIRAFFDRAVLQHIRHPLPRIIGTVSVGLAALNWLNEVPVFWAGYDSTSAIYVYFSKEILELLGEMILMGLLSWAVTLLFMTLPPQKFVHAPTTEDLSRILRLPPWKWRGSRSTFLWAVALIAIQIFEERLLRYFGVDLSTDAFATAFFPFSLFFPAGYAISAIWNSLLIWMTFAVGIAACEKYLKRPITIALLLLYLFATTVGEETSWIERSVIFSHLILLYIVIFRLARFHIAFYLWYSVLGSVLAFVPWFISGQGLFRQQSGLLLGAVTLLTVALFAQRRRTRPVQSPAPSSGP, from the coding sequence TTGAAACATCCATACTTTGGACAGTTGTCGCGGTCTACTCTTGGGCTGCTCGTTGCGGGGGCGATCGGACTCGCTCTTTACGTCACCTTTCGCCACGCGGCGTTTCGATGGGCCTCCCTTGATCTAAAACTCTCCCGATCGGAAGCGATGGACCGCGCACGAGGGCTCCTCGAGCAACGAGGCTTTCGCTTGGACGGAGCAAAATCGTCGGCCGCCTTTTGGACGTACGAGAGCTCGATGATTTACCTCGAAAAGTCTCTCGGCACGACGAAGACGAATCAACTCCTCGAAAAGGAACGTCTTCCATTATGGGGATGGGAAGTCCGTTTTTTTTGGCCGAATGAAAAGGAAGAATATTCGATCTCGCTTAATCCCGAGGGCGAACTAATCGGGTTCCGCCACGATTTTTTGCGTGAGAAAACACTTCCGAAGCTTTCGCCAGCCGACGCGCTGGGCACGGCCGAAACGTTTCTCCGCCGGACCTATGGAGCGGCCTTTGAGGACTACGAACTGGTCGAACGCTCGAGCGACCAAAAACCAAACCGATTGGACCACTTTTTCCGATGGAAGGCGCGCCAAAGCCCCCTCGACAGCCGACTCTACATTCGCGCCACCGTCTTTGGGAACGAACTCAATTACGTCTATCGGGAATTGGAGATCCCCGAAAGTTTCACACGAAATGAACGTCAAATTGAATCGCGGCGAAATCTTCTAAGCCACGTCGTTTCGACGATTGACATGGCTCTGTCGATCGTCATCGCTCTCTTCGTCCTCTGGGCTTGGCGACGGCACTGGCTGCGGTGGAAACCGGCGATTCTTTTGTCCTCGCTTCTTTTTCTCGTGAATCTTCTGTTCGCCTTCAACACGCTCCCTTTGCAGTGGCATGGATACATGACGACCGAAACCGTCGCGGCATTTTGGATGTCGGCGTTCGGTTACTCCCTGGTGGGATCTCTGGTGACCATGGCATGGTTGGTGCTCCCGTTCGGCTCGTCGGACGTCATGGGCCGACTTCTTCCCGACGCCCAATATTCCCTGGGCGAATTGACGCACAAGGAGTTTTTTCGAACTTCTTCTTTTTTTTCAGCCACGCTGGCGGGCTTCGCCGCGGCCGGAGTACAGCTCGGCTTTGTCGTCGGTTTTTACCTTTTGGGACAACGGTGGCTCGGCTTTTATTCACCCATCGAGGTCCCGTACGACAACCTATTAAGTACGGCCCTCCCCTGGTTGCAGCCGCTTCTCACGGGCCTTCACCCCGCACTTGCCGAAGAGACAGTCTACCGGCTCTTCGCGGTTTCACTCCTTTGGAAACTCACCGGCAAAAAATGGATCGCGCTCCTACTGCCCGCGCTTTTGTGGGGATTCTTGCACACCGGCTATTACGTGGAGCCGATCTACACCCGCGGCCTGGAACTGACCATCGTCGGAGTTTTCCTGGGCTTCGTCTATCTTCGTTTTGGGATCTGGGCCACGATCCTGTCTCATTATGTTTACAACGCCACGATCGCATCATCCCTTCTCCTCGGTTCAAACAATCGATATTTTCAAATATCCTCAGCGGCGGTAATCGGTGGCGTCGCGATTCCCTTTGCTTGGGCCCTCCTCCGCCTTGTCTCCGGTCAAAGACTTCGAAAGGTCGCCTTCGAACCGCTCTCTTGGCCTCAAGCTTCGGTGGCCGCTCACTTTCCCGCGAATGAAAGACGACATGCGGAGAAGCAGCCGCTTCTTCGCCTCCGATATCCCCTGCTCCTCACCGCGGCTGCCGCACTTGGTATTCTTCTCCTGCCCGTAAAATGGAATTTCCCGGCGATGGACATGGGGCCGCGCGAAGCGCAAGAGTTCACCCGGCTCCATGTCACTAAATTAGGGTATGACGTGGAGACCTTCCTGCCATCCGTCGAATTGGAACCTCCCGACGAAGATCTCGTCGCTGGAAAATATATTCGGAAACATCTTCCCCACGGCGAAGCGCAGGCTTATTTGGACCGATACCAGCCTGCCCTCCCGTATTGGTCGACTCGGTTCGTGGCTCAAGAGGAAGCTCACGAATGTACGCTGGATCTCGGCCCCAAAAAGGAGATTGCCGCATTCGACTGTGAACAGCCGGAAGCGGCCGCAGGAAAATCGCTCCCGGCGGAAGCTTCAAAATCGATTGCCGAAAAGCATCTCGTATCGATGCGATTGAATCCCACGGCGCTCGAATACGCCGGGATGACCGAGACCGACCGTCCCCATCGAAAGGATTCTTCCCATCGCTGGATCGAACCCGAGGCTTCAGTGGCGGAGTTACGTCGATATTTGCAAGTCGGCATTTCCGGAGATCGGGTCAGTTCCTTTCACACTTACCTTTCGCCTCCGGAGTCGTTCTCCCGAGAGGAACGGCAGCATAATTTCTGGGATGCGTTGCGGGGAATCCTCTGGTCCGTTGTCGGCGTGTCGCTGATCGCCTTGGTCATCCGTGCATTTTTCGATCGGGCCGTGCTTCAGCATATTCGTCATCCCCTTCCAAGGATCATCGGGACCGTTTCGGTCGGCCTGGCCGCGCTGAACTGGCTCAACGAGGTGCCGGTGTTCTGGGCGGGATACGATTCCACATCGGCGATTTACGTTTATTTTTCGAAAGAAATCCTCGAACTGCTCGGCGAGATGATCCTCATGGGTCTTCTCTCCTGGGCCGTTACGCTCCTGTTCATGACCTTGCCGCCCCAAAAGTTTGTCCACGCCCCGACGACCGAGGATCTCAGTCGAATTTTGCGCTTGCCCCCGTGGAAATGGAGAGGCAGCCGATCCACGTTTCTTTGGGCAGTGGCTTTGATAGCCATCCAGATTTTCGAGGAAAGGCTGCTTCGGTATTTCGGCGTCGATCTTTCCACCGACGCCTTTGCCACGGCGTTTTTCCCCTTTTCCCTCTTTTTCCCGGCCGGTTACGCGATCTCGGCGATCTGGAATAGCCTGCTCATCTGGATGACGTTCGCCGTCGGCATCGCGGCCTGCGAAAAGTATCTCAAGCGGCCGATTACGATCGCGCTCCTCTTGCTTTATCTCTTCGCCACGACCGTCGGAGAGGAAACCTCCTGGATCGAGAGGTCGGTCATCTTTTCACATCTGATTCTTCTTTATATCGTGATCTTCCGCCTCGCGCGCTTCCATATCGCCTTTTATCTTTGGTATTCCGTGCTGGGGAGTGTTCTCGCCTTCGTCCCCTGGTTTATTTCGGGACAGGGACTGTTCCGCCAACAGTCGGGGCTCCTCCTGGGCGCCGTGACTCTTCTGACCGTGGCTCTCTTCGCCCAGCGGCGCCGGACACGGCCGGTGCAAAGTCCCGCTCCGTCATCGGGACCTTGA
- the pruA gene encoding L-glutamate gamma-semialdehyde dehydrogenase, whose product MPTEFKNEPLTDFSKSENRAAMEKAIEKVRGSLGKTYPLILDGKDVTGPETFASVNPSMKSEVVGQFQKATTAQLQQAITAGWRAFENWSRTAPQKRAQVIFDAASKMRRRKHEFSAWMIFETGKTWVEADADTAEAIDFMEFYAREMVRLAAPQPITKIPAEENELVYLPLGVGAVIPPWNFPLAICVGMTSAAIVSGNCVILKPASDSPAVAYQFAALMHEVGLPAGVLNYVSGSGAQIGDPLVTHPKIRFITFTGSKEVGLRINELAAKHRPGQKWIKRVVAEMGGKDAIVVDQDADIEEAATGIVAAAFGYQGQKCSACSRAILHEAVYDGLVEKIKQKTEALKIGPTMNFDTQIGPVVSGSAQKKILEYVEIGKTEGKLLTGGKTVRDDGYYIAPTVFVDVDPNARISQEEIFGPVLAITKAKDFDQALQIANNTEFGLTGAVYSKSKDHLEKARKEFFVGNLYFNRKCTGALVGVHPFGGFNMSGTDSKAGGRDYLLLFTQAKVVSEKIR is encoded by the coding sequence ATGCCGACCGAATTCAAGAATGAACCGTTGACCGATTTTTCCAAATCTGAAAATCGCGCCGCGATGGAAAAGGCGATCGAGAAGGTCCGGGGATCGTTGGGGAAAACCTATCCCCTGATCCTCGACGGGAAGGATGTGACGGGGCCCGAAACGTTCGCCTCGGTGAATCCGTCGATGAAGTCCGAGGTGGTGGGGCAGTTTCAGAAGGCGACCACCGCCCAGTTGCAGCAAGCCATTACGGCCGGATGGCGCGCTTTCGAAAACTGGTCCCGAACCGCCCCGCAGAAGCGCGCTCAGGTTATCTTTGATGCCGCTTCGAAAATGCGTCGGCGGAAACATGAATTTTCCGCCTGGATGATTTTTGAAACCGGGAAGACTTGGGTTGAGGCCGACGCGGACACGGCTGAAGCGATCGATTTCATGGAATTTTACGCCCGAGAGATGGTGCGTTTGGCGGCTCCGCAGCCGATTACAAAGATCCCGGCGGAAGAAAACGAATTGGTTTATCTCCCTCTCGGCGTGGGAGCCGTGATCCCACCATGGAATTTTCCGCTCGCGATCTGCGTCGGGATGACGAGTGCGGCGATCGTCTCGGGAAACTGTGTCATTTTGAAACCGGCGAGCGACTCACCCGCCGTTGCGTATCAATTCGCGGCTCTCATGCATGAAGTCGGATTGCCCGCAGGAGTCCTCAATTACGTCAGCGGCAGCGGCGCGCAGATCGGCGATCCTCTCGTCACGCACCCGAAGATCCGATTTATCACGTTCACCGGGTCCAAGGAGGTCGGCCTGCGGATCAACGAGCTGGCCGCGAAGCACCGGCCGGGACAAAAATGGATCAAACGGGTCGTCGCGGAGATGGGCGGGAAAGACGCGATTGTCGTGGATCAAGACGCCGACATTGAAGAAGCGGCCACGGGAATCGTGGCGGCGGCGTTCGGATATCAAGGACAAAAATGTTCGGCCTGTTCACGGGCCATTTTGCACGAAGCGGTCTATGACGGGCTTGTGGAGAAGATCAAGCAAAAGACCGAAGCCCTAAAAATCGGCCCTACGATGAATTTCGATACTCAGATCGGGCCGGTCGTCAGCGGTTCGGCGCAGAAAAAAATCCTCGAGTACGTCGAAATCGGGAAAACGGAGGGGAAACTGCTTACCGGTGGAAAAACCGTCCGGGACGACGGATATTATATCGCGCCGACGGTCTTCGTGGACGTCGATCCAAACGCTCGGATCTCCCAGGAGGAAATTTTCGGTCCCGTTCTCGCCATCACGAAAGCCAAGGATTTCGATCAAGCGCTGCAAATCGCCAACAACACGGAGTTCGGATTGACGGGCGCCGTCTACTCGAAATCGAAAGATCACTTGGAAAAGGCTCGGAAAGAATTTTTCGTCGGGAATCTCTATTTCAACCGGAAATGCACCGGCGCATTGGTCGGCGTTCACCCGTTCGGCGGATTCAACATGTCGGGCACCGATTCCAAGGCCGGCGGACGGGACTATCTGCTTCTCTTCACGCAGGCGAAAGTCGTTTCCGAAAAGATAAGATAA
- a CDS encoding glycosyltransferase family 2 protein produces the protein MSKLSSLTLALTAYNEEEAVPQTAARAIRFLSDTAERWELLIVDDGSTDGTVDILRTLTESHANVRILTHETNRGMGAAIRTAIEAAQSKWFCTIAADGQVDPLDLTAFIEPALYYPAVFSTYLNRRDGWDRTFLSNGLRLLMAITTGTWKIPTGNYFIQTNILKSFHLRSTSFFVNFEVFLETRRSRHPYVWVQIPCAARPSGQSKIRNVRTILRVTRELFRYRLGLP, from the coding sequence TTGTCAAAACTTTCGTCCCTCACTCTAGCGCTCACGGCCTACAACGAAGAAGAAGCGGTGCCTCAAACCGCGGCGCGCGCAATTCGATTTCTGTCCGACACCGCCGAACGCTGGGAATTGCTGATCGTCGACGACGGTTCAACGGACGGTACGGTCGATATTCTTCGTACTCTTACCGAGAGTCACGCGAACGTGCGGATTCTCACGCATGAGACAAACCGCGGGATGGGGGCGGCCATAAGGACGGCCATCGAGGCGGCCCAATCCAAATGGTTTTGCACGATCGCTGCCGACGGGCAGGTCGACCCGCTGGATCTGACGGCCTTCATTGAGCCCGCACTTTACTACCCGGCCGTGTTCTCCACATACCTCAACCGGCGCGACGGCTGGGACCGGACTTTTTTGAGCAACGGCTTGAGGCTCCTGATGGCGATAACAACGGGAACCTGGAAGATCCCGACCGGAAATTATTTCATCCAAACGAACATTTTGAAGTCCTTCCACCTTCGCTCGACGTCGTTTTTCGTCAATTTTGAAGTCTTTCTGGAAACCCGGCGGAGCCGGCACCCTTACGTGTGGGTGCAAATTCCCTGCGCTGCCCGGCCGTCGGGTCAGTCGAAAATCCGAAATGTTCGTACGATTCTTCGGGTAACCAGGGAGCTGTTTCGCTATCGACTCGGTTTGCCGTAA
- a CDS encoding thioesterase family protein, with translation MPRLKLEISGSYPFSTEIPVRVSDLNYGAHVGNDALLSILHEARLRYLRSMGYENELNISGAGLIMTDVAVTYRSEGFLGDVLKIEVGIADVTRVGFDFVYRVFNQTRDQEMALAKTAMAAFDVEKRKVQNLPEPFRRKIPASLTCEVRSNG, from the coding sequence ATGCCCCGCCTGAAGCTTGAAATTTCAGGTTCTTATCCCTTCTCGACGGAAATTCCTGTCCGGGTGAGTGACCTTAACTACGGCGCGCACGTGGGTAACGACGCCCTGCTCTCGATCCTGCACGAAGCCCGTCTTCGATATCTTCGTTCCATGGGCTATGAAAACGAACTCAATATATCGGGCGCTGGGCTGATCATGACGGATGTCGCCGTAACTTACCGCTCCGAGGGATTCCTGGGCGACGTACTGAAGATCGAGGTGGGAATTGCGGACGTTACACGAGTGGGATTCGATTTTGTGTACCGCGTGTTCAATCAGACGCGGGATCAAGAAATGGCCCTGGCCAAGACCGCGATGGCGGCGTTCGATGTCGAGAAACGGAAGGTCCAGAATCTCCCGGAACCGTTTCGGAGAAAAATACCCGCGTCTCTGACCTGTGAAGTCCGTTCCAACGGCTGA
- a CDS encoding tetratricopeptide repeat protein, with protein MGLILQIALGIVLAVIILALLPVIIPLIGIGLAFVLLLAFSALVIWLLFNHPIVALAIALLTGIVYLIKVSLDAISRAFRKQLARKEAHPLPDDEITHGFNRSRSLLKAQELFKAKKFQEALTEYMDIATHDPSDTRTLLMVGDLQVKIGQTTEGLETYRKVGEQYAGDGFFLKATAVFKQILKTDPSKVSVYLRLAELYKQLGLNSEAIKQYQVVVRHYENNGLKKESLDILRKMAELEPENTESKIKHASS; from the coding sequence ATGGGTTTAATACTCCAAATCGCGCTCGGAATTGTGTTGGCGGTAATCATCTTGGCACTCCTGCCCGTTATTATCCCTCTAATCGGAATCGGTCTGGCTTTCGTTCTGCTCCTTGCTTTCAGTGCCCTCGTAATTTGGCTTCTCTTCAACCACCCGATTGTGGCCCTTGCAATCGCCCTCTTGACGGGAATCGTATACCTCATAAAGGTATCCCTGGACGCAATCTCTAGGGCGTTCAGAAAACAGTTGGCCCGCAAGGAAGCACACCCACTGCCTGATGATGAAATCACGCACGGGTTCAACAGAAGTAGAAGCTTACTTAAGGCCCAAGAGCTTTTTAAGGCTAAGAAGTTTCAGGAAGCACTCACGGAGTACATGGACATTGCTACCCATGATCCGTCGGATACTCGCACGCTTCTTATGGTCGGCGATCTTCAGGTGAAGATCGGACAAACCACTGAAGGCTTAGAAACCTATCGAAAGGTTGGCGAACAATACGCGGGAGACGGATTCTTCTTGAAAGCTACAGCAGTTTTCAAACAGATTCTTAAGACCGACCCCAGCAAGGTCTCCGTTTACCTGCGTCTTGCGGAACTCTATAAGCAGCTTGGTCTGAATAGCGAGGCGATAAAGCAGTACCAGGTCGTCGTTCGGCACTACGAGAACAATGGACTTAAAAAGGAGTCGCTCGATATTCTTCGGAAGATGGCCGAGCTTGAACCTGAAAACACTGAGAGCAAGATCAAGCACGCATCAAGCTGA
- a CDS encoding prepilin-type N-terminal cleavage/methylation domain-containing protein, with product MKASSENGVRFNSGFSLIETMVCVLIVSILASISYGTYSALVKRLLGAH from the coding sequence ATGAAGGCAAGTTCAGAAAATGGCGTTCGATTTAATAGTGGTTTCTCTCTGATCGAAACGATGGTTTGCGTTCTGATCGTTTCGATCTTGGCTTCGATATCGTACGGGACGTACTCCGCACTTGTTAAACGACTCCTAGGAGCGCATTGA
- a CDS encoding helix-turn-helix transcriptional regulator: MARKSSVAAKKLGETIRWLRSKRRGLNGRITSQEEFAEMAGFHRTYWSAIERGERNVSLENIVVIARTLGVKASDLLRRSGL, translated from the coding sequence ATGGCGCGTAAATCGTCGGTGGCTGCAAAGAAGTTGGGGGAGACTATACGGTGGCTCCGAAGCAAAAGGCGAGGTTTAAACGGCCGCATAACAAGCCAAGAGGAGTTCGCGGAGATGGCAGGATTTCATCGGACTTATTGGAGCGCGATAGAGCGTGGCGAGCGGAACGTCTCACTTGAGAATATCGTTGTAATTGCCCGAACGCTAGGCGTTAAAGCCTCAGATTTGTTGCGTCGGAGCGGCTTGTAA